A section of the Gemmatimonadaceae bacterium genome encodes:
- a CDS encoding glycosyltransferase family 9 protein, with protein sequence MADGAATTVAPAARPATVRASLDRICIVMMSAVGDAVHVLPVLTALRRHRPDARVTWILQPGPATLVRGHPDISDILLFERGNGLRAFNDIRRQLSTRRFDVALALQVYLKAGMITRMVKAPVKLGFDMARARDMNWVFTNAQVPPHPMQHVQDQYLEFLDALGVPHGAPVWNLGPWPHERGQQRERLRVFDRPIAPIVVATSKTQKDWLPARWAEVCNVLHSDFGLQPVLVGGRSDRELAAERTIMQAARVPVVSALGSGLRGLVQLIDGAALVLSPDTGPLHITVALDRPVVSLIGYSNPKRVGPYRKFHDLMIDAYGEPGEDYPISMENRLDRLPRITVEDVLSRVQRWKVAYAGQYGERSAGAGDALTG encoded by the coding sequence GTGGCTGACGGCGCGGCGACCACCGTCGCCCCCGCCGCGCGGCCCGCCACCGTGCGTGCGTCGCTGGACCGGATCTGCATCGTGATGATGAGTGCCGTGGGTGATGCGGTGCATGTCCTGCCCGTGCTCACGGCACTCCGGCGCCACCGGCCCGATGCGCGTGTCACGTGGATCCTGCAGCCCGGCCCGGCGACGCTCGTGCGCGGCCATCCCGACATCAGCGACATCCTGCTGTTCGAGCGTGGCAACGGGCTGCGCGCCTTCAACGACATCCGGCGCCAGCTGTCCACCCGGCGATTCGACGTGGCACTGGCGCTGCAGGTGTACCTCAAGGCGGGCATGATCACGCGCATGGTGAAGGCGCCGGTGAAGCTCGGCTTCGACATGGCGCGGGCACGTGACATGAACTGGGTGTTCACCAACGCGCAGGTGCCGCCGCACCCGATGCAGCACGTGCAGGACCAGTACCTCGAGTTCCTCGACGCGCTGGGCGTGCCGCATGGTGCGCCGGTGTGGAACCTGGGGCCCTGGCCGCACGAGCGGGGACAGCAGCGCGAGCGGCTGCGCGTGTTCGACCGGCCGATCGCGCCGATCGTGGTGGCCACCAGCAAGACACAGAAGGACTGGCTCCCGGCACGATGGGCCGAGGTGTGCAACGTGCTGCACAGCGACTTCGGGCTGCAACCGGTGCTCGTGGGTGGCCGGTCCGACCGCGAGCTGGCGGCCGAGCGCACCATCATGCAGGCCGCACGCGTGCCGGTGGTGAGTGCGCTCGGCAGCGGCCTGCGCGGGCTCGTGCAGCTCATCGATGGCGCCGCCCTGGTGCTGAGCCCGGACACGGGTCCGCTTCACATCACCGTCGCGCTGGACCGCCCCGTGGTGAGCCTCATCGGCTACTCGAACCCGAAGCGCGTCGGGCCCTACCGGAAGTTCCACGACCTGATGATCGACGCCTACGGCGAACCGGGCGAGGATTACCCGATCAGCATGGAGAACCGCCTCGATCGCCTGCCGCGGATCACCGTCGAGGACGTGCTGTCGCGGGTGCAGCGCTGGAAGGTGGCGTATGCCGGACAGTACGGTGAGCGCAGCGCCGGTGCGGGCGACGCACTCACCGGCTGA
- a CDS encoding chorismate-binding protein: MSLVTSFDAFRAMAAPGRLVPVWHDCLLDLDTPVSAFAKLRRGPFAFLLESAPAGSETWARYTFLGTEPRAAWRLRDDTVDRWTPDAGWHGAEPVADPFESLRAEVSRYEPVVVPELGDFWAGAVGFFAYDMVRHIEHLPVRSPRGTDTPDALWITTRTVVVMDNLKSQARVVTSVPVDSVDDASLRTAWEAAVGEVQDTIARLQGPATLPPLVLDETAPISEGRSNFTREAFSAAVERIREYIVAGDCFQCLLARRITVPHDFDGLTLYRALRALNPSPYMYHLVLDGMELVGSSPEVLVRLAGGTVTVRPIAGTRRRGTTAADDARLAAELASDEKERAEHVMLVDLGRNDVGRLARFGTVRVTEFMTVERYSHVLHLVSEVTGEVGAGMSALDVVRATFPAGTMTGAPKVRAMQIIDELEPERRGPYAGAVGYLAAGDRRMDLAITIRTCVIAGGEASVQVGAGIVYDSVPAHEWLETENKSRALLTAIGRVRA; this comes from the coding sequence GTGTCCCTGGTCACATCGTTCGACGCCTTCCGGGCGATGGCCGCCCCCGGCCGCCTGGTGCCGGTCTGGCATGACTGCCTGCTGGATCTCGACACGCCCGTCTCGGCCTTCGCGAAGCTCCGGCGCGGGCCGTTCGCGTTCCTCCTCGAGTCCGCACCGGCCGGGAGCGAGACCTGGGCCCGCTACACCTTCCTCGGCACCGAGCCGCGGGCCGCCTGGCGCCTGCGGGACGACACCGTGGATCGCTGGACGCCGGACGCCGGCTGGCATGGCGCGGAACCGGTGGCGGACCCCTTCGAGTCGCTGCGCGCGGAGGTCTCACGCTACGAGCCGGTGGTGGTGCCGGAGCTGGGCGACTTCTGGGCGGGCGCCGTGGGGTTCTTCGCCTACGACATGGTGCGCCACATCGAGCACCTGCCGGTGCGCTCGCCGCGTGGCACCGACACCCCGGATGCACTCTGGATCACCACCCGCACGGTGGTGGTCATGGACAACCTCAAGTCGCAGGCGCGGGTGGTGACCTCGGTGCCGGTGGACTCGGTGGACGACGCCTCGCTCCGGACCGCCTGGGAGGCGGCCGTGGGCGAGGTGCAGGACACCATCGCACGGCTGCAGGGGCCGGCGACGCTCCCGCCGCTGGTGCTGGATGAGACCGCGCCAATTTCCGAGGGGCGCAGTAATTTCACGCGCGAGGCGTTCAGCGCGGCGGTGGAGCGGATCCGCGAGTACATCGTGGCCGGCGACTGTTTCCAGTGCCTGCTGGCGCGGCGGATCACCGTGCCGCACGACTTCGACGGGCTCACGCTCTACCGGGCCCTGCGGGCGCTCAACCCCTCGCCGTACATGTACCACCTGGTGCTCGACGGCATGGAGCTGGTGGGGAGTTCGCCGGAGGTGCTGGTGCGGCTGGCGGGCGGCACGGTCACCGTCCGCCCGATCGCCGGCACGCGCCGCCGCGGCACGACGGCGGCGGATGACGCACGGCTGGCGGCGGAGCTGGCGTCGGACGAGAAGGAGCGGGCGGAGCACGTGATGCTGGTGGACCTGGGACGTAACGACGTGGGACGACTGGCGCGCTTCGGGACGGTGCGCGTGACGGAGTTCATGACCGTGGAGCGATACTCGCATGTGCTGCACCTCGTGAGCGAGGTGACGGGTGAGGTGGGGGCCGGCATGTCGGCCCTCGACGTCGTGCGTGCGACCTTCCCGGCCGGCACGATGACGGGCGCGCCGAAGGTGCGGGCGATGCAGATCATCGACGAGCTCGAGCCCGAGCGCCGCGGCCCGTATGCCGGCGCCGTGGGTTACCTCGCCGCCGGCGACCGGCGCATGGACCTGGCCATCACCATCCGCACCTGCGTGATCGCCGGTGGCGAGGCCAGCGTGCAGGTCGGCGCGGGCATCGTCTACGACTCGGTGCCGGCGCACGAGTGGCTGGAGACGGAGAACAAGTCCCGCGCGCTGCTCACCGCGATCGGCCGGGTGCGCGCATGA
- a CDS encoding NUDIX domain-containing protein — translation MTGGETVPVRVSIVDVVVLRFGAAGPEALLMRRAAGMRCTGAWETVHGKIEPGETPEAAALREVHEETGLTVERLYNITLGGFYLHKQGVLSLTVVFCAIVARDSAPVRIGEEHDAVEWLPLAVAMERCAWPREREAMQHVQHLFRNGKDGGAVEDVLRVL, via the coding sequence GTGACGGGTGGTGAGACGGTGCCGGTGCGGGTGTCGATCGTGGACGTGGTGGTGCTGCGATTCGGTGCCGCCGGCCCCGAGGCGCTGCTGATGCGACGCGCGGCGGGGATGCGGTGCACCGGCGCATGGGAGACCGTGCATGGCAAGATCGAGCCCGGCGAGACGCCCGAGGCGGCGGCGCTGCGTGAGGTGCACGAGGAGACGGGGCTCACCGTCGAGCGGCTCTACAACATCACGCTCGGCGGCTTCTACCTGCACAAGCAGGGCGTGCTGAGCCTGACGGTGGTGTTCTGCGCCATCGTCGCTCGCGACTCGGCGCCGGTGCGTATCGGCGAGGAGCACGACGCGGTGGAGTGGCTGCCGCTGGCCGTTGCGATGGAGCGGTGTGCCTGGCCGCGCGAGCGCGAGGCGATGCAGCACGTTCAGCACCTGTTCCGCAACGGCAAGGACGGTGGGGCGGTGGAGGATGTGCTCAGGGTCCTTTGA
- a CDS encoding family 43 glycosylhydrolase, with product MNSTLPGLTAVVASLLAGPVLAQGARTTYANPLDIDYRYNFEQQHDGLSYRTGADPAFVLHKGKYYLFQTLADGYWSSDDLLRWRFITPSLWSHEGVVAPATLSDGERLILMPSQSRPGPIYNITDPEHGKVEWLNRQAPMPPNAFEPGWGAPLPAGKLPPGPWDPGLFKDDDGRYYLYWGSSNVHPLFASEVTADIKFLGAPTRLFTLDPAQHGWERFGQDHAGTIDPFMEGAWMNKVNGRYYLQYGAPGTEYNAYANGTYVADNPMGPFTYARYNPVAYKPGGFVQGAGHGSTFADKHGNFWNSGTPWLGNIWPFERRIGLWPAKFESDGQMWVDTRFGDFPHHVPQRANQDPFELFTGWMLLSYRKPVVASSTMANVVPIDAAYLRNQGQPSAPNLAVDVAGRSYGPDNVNDENPRTFWVAASTDAGQTLTMDLGGVRAVRAIQVNFAEYNSNRFADAADIYTSFTLEGSLDGKAWFTLADCSDEKRDRPNAYFETTPTPARFIRYVHGHIGGANLAISDLRVFGTAGGRPPAVPRALEVTRQADGRNAIVRWQAVRGAVGYNIRWGIAPDRLFLTYQVWGDAPTAKEIRALNLGQGYWFAIESFDENGVSRLSDVRHVP from the coding sequence ATGAACAGCACACTTCCTGGTCTCACCGCGGTTGTTGCGAGTCTCCTTGCCGGACCGGTATTGGCGCAGGGTGCACGCACCACGTACGCCAATCCGCTCGACATCGACTATCGCTACAACTTCGAGCAGCAGCATGACGGCCTGTCATACCGCACCGGGGCCGACCCCGCCTTCGTGCTGCACAAGGGGAAGTACTACCTGTTCCAGACCCTGGCCGATGGGTACTGGTCGTCCGACGACCTGCTGAGGTGGCGCTTCATCACGCCCAGCCTGTGGTCACACGAAGGGGTGGTGGCGCCGGCGACGCTGTCCGATGGCGAGCGCCTGATCCTGATGCCATCGCAATCGCGCCCCGGGCCGATCTACAACATCACGGATCCTGAACACGGCAAGGTGGAATGGCTGAACCGCCAGGCGCCGATGCCGCCGAACGCCTTCGAGCCCGGCTGGGGGGCCCCGCTGCCCGCGGGCAAGCTGCCACCCGGCCCGTGGGATCCGGGGTTGTTCAAGGATGATGACGGCCGGTACTACCTGTACTGGGGTTCGTCGAACGTCCATCCGCTCTTTGCCAGCGAAGTCACCGCAGACATCAAGTTCCTCGGCGCACCGACACGCCTCTTCACGCTCGACCCGGCGCAGCATGGCTGGGAACGGTTCGGCCAGGACCACGCCGGCACCATCGACCCCTTCATGGAGGGGGCGTGGATGAACAAGGTGAACGGTCGCTACTACCTGCAGTATGGCGCACCGGGCACCGAGTACAACGCGTATGCCAATGGGACCTATGTGGCCGACAATCCCATGGGGCCGTTCACCTATGCGCGCTACAACCCCGTGGCGTACAAGCCGGGCGGCTTCGTGCAGGGTGCGGGGCATGGCAGCACATTCGCCGACAAGCATGGCAACTTCTGGAACAGTGGCACGCCGTGGCTTGGCAACATCTGGCCGTTCGAACGGCGCATCGGCCTCTGGCCCGCGAAGTTCGAGTCCGACGGGCAGATGTGGGTGGATACCCGCTTCGGCGATTTTCCCCACCATGTGCCGCAGCGCGCCAACCAGGACCCGTTCGAGCTGTTCACCGGCTGGATGCTGCTGAGTTACCGGAAGCCGGTCGTGGCATCCTCGACGATGGCCAACGTCGTTCCGATCGACGCGGCCTACCTGCGCAACCAGGGGCAGCCGAGCGCGCCCAACCTCGCAGTCGATGTTGCGGGTCGCAGCTATGGTCCCGACAACGTCAACGATGAGAACCCGCGCACATTCTGGGTTGCCGCCAGCACGGACGCGGGCCAGACCCTGACGATGGATCTGGGCGGCGTCAGGGCCGTTCGCGCGATTCAGGTGAACTTCGCTGAATACAATTCGAATCGTTTTGCTGACGCGGCGGATATCTACACGTCCTTCACGCTTGAAGGCTCGCTCGATGGCAAAGCGTGGTTCACGCTCGCCGACTGTTCGGATGAGAAACGCGATCGCCCGAACGCCTATTTCGAGACGACGCCAACCCCGGCGCGATTCATCCGCTATGTGCACGGACACATTGGTGGCGCCAATCTCGCCATCTCCGACCTGCGGGTGTTCGGCACTGCCGGCGGGCGCCCCCCAGCGGTGCCACGCGCCCTCGAGGTGACACGGCAGGCCGATGGCCGCAATGCGATCGTCAGGTGGCAGGCCGTGCGCGGTGCAGTGGGCTACAACATCCGCTGGGGCATTGCACCCGACCGTCTGTTCCTGACGTACCAGGTCTGGGGTGATGCACCCACCGCGAAGGAGATCCGCGCGCTGAACCTCGGCCAGGGCTACTGGTTCGCCATCGAAAGCTTCGACGAGAATGGCGTGTCACGACTCAGTGACGTCAGGCACGTTCCTTAG